In Ostrinia nubilalis chromosome 10, ilOstNubi1.1, whole genome shotgun sequence, a single genomic region encodes these proteins:
- the LOC135075486 gene encoding LOW QUALITY PROTEIN: protein deltex (The sequence of the model RefSeq protein was modified relative to this genomic sequence to represent the inferred CDS: deleted 2 bases in 1 codon): MSSVHCVVVWEWQSGGQWLPHTPAVTRTLERAHAKKLTRVVLADADPALRGHYVNLRTLTQCLDTPEGGSAECLVRRSCYGVGSPAGRGVRWEWARFTAAPHAAELNYEPLPMEMQCVVEEAWCGGAESVAAGGWALSVARMTARAGGHVRLLRRAPQPPYPLTRQAPQEPGESTVTWRMTARAGGHVRLLRRAPQPPYPLTRQAPQEPGESTVTWRMTARAGGHVRLLRRAPQPPYPLTRQAPQEPSESTVTWRMTARAGGHVRLLRRAPQPPYPLTRQAPQEPGESTVTWRMTARAGGHVRLLRRAPQPPYPLTRQAPQEPGESTVTWRMTARAGGHVRLLRRAPQPPYPLTRQAPQEPGESTVTWRMTARAGGHVRLLRRAPQPPYPLTRQAPQEPARRPRIPQQHTGSSVQSVQSAQSAQSMPAAPAPPPAPAPRRAGARSASPRDRKPGLARQILHNLNIFSNSNKPPAAPVEHKAPRDSAAEQKQCGEPECGSTRSGRRHSVDTVSTYLSHESKDSLQQGSVGELLNCSAGSDDVFDAPRAPEPPPTSDGTIVGSDSAAASVCGWVRAEACPQWGALCPACLRALRGPAPAVALTRCQHMLHLHCLNTQLERLRAAGVSLIKCFMNVVRAGPQWGALCPACLRALRGPAPAVALTRCQHMLHLHCLNTQLERLRAAGEALYIECLVCGRVYGRSEGAGAGAGAGGEGGAQPAGSMAWSLQPTPLPPYPHCSSILITYSFQSGRQGPRHPAPGAPYYAVGFPRHTLLPDTPLGRQVTDIHL, encoded by the exons atgtcgtcggtccactgtgTGGTGGTGTGGGAGTGGCAGAGTGGCGGCCAGTGGCTGCCGCACACGCCTGCAGTGACGCGCACCCTGGAGCGAGCCCACGCTAAGAAGCTGACGAGGGTTGTATTAGCAGATGCCGATCCAGCGCTCAGAGGGCACTATGTCAATTTGAGAACACTTACACAATGTTTGGATACTCCAG AGGGCGGGTCGGCGGAGTGCCTGGTGCGGCGCTCGTGCTACGGCGTGGGCTCGCCGGCCGGGCGCGGCGTGCGCTGGGAGTGGGCGCGCTTCACCGCCGCGCCGCACGCCGCCGAGCTCAACTACGAGCCGCTGCCCATGGAG ATGCAATGCGTGGTGGAGGAGGCGTGGTGCGGCGGCGCGGAGAGCGTGGCGGCGGGCGGCTGGGCGCTGAGCGTGGCGCGCATGACGGCGCGCGCCGGCGGCCACGTGCGCCTGCTCCGGCGCGCGCCGCAGCCGCCCTACCCGCTCACGCGCCAGGCGCCGCAGGAGCCCGGTGAGTCTACAGTCACCTGGCGCATGACGGCGCGCGCCGGCGGCCACGTGCGCCTGCTCCGGCGCGCGCCGCAGCCGCCCTACCCGCTCACGCGCCAGGCGCCGCAGGAGCCCGGTGAGTCTACAGTCACCTGGCGCATGACGGCGCGCGCCGGCGGCCACGTGCGCCTGCTCCGGCGCGCGCCGCAGCCGCCCTACCCGCTCACGCGCCAGGCGCCGCAGGAGCCCAGTGAGTCTACAGTCACCTGGCGCATGACGGCGCGCGCCGGCGGCCACGTGCGCCTGCTCCGGCGCGCGCCGCAGCCGCCCTACCCGCTCACGCGCCAGGCGCCGCAGGAGCCCGGTGAGTCTACAGTCACCTGGCGCATGACGGCGCGCGCCGGCGGCCACGTGCGCCTGCTCCGGCGCGCGCCGCAGCCGCCCTACCCGCTCACGCGCCAGGCGCCGCAGGAGCCCGGTGAGTCTACGGTCACCTGGCGCATGACGGCGCGCGCCGGCGGCCACGTGCGCCTGCTCCGGCGCGCGCCGCAGCCGCCCTACCCGCTCACGCGCCAGGCGCCGCAGGAGCCCGGTGAGTCTACAGTCACCTGGCGCATGACGGCGCGCGCCGGCGGCCACGTGCGCCTGCTCCGGCGCGCGCCGCAGCCGCCCTACCCGCTCACGCGCCAGGCGCCGCAGGAGCCCG CGCGGCGGCCGCGCATCCCTCAGCAACACACGGGCTCGAGCGTGCAGTCGGTACAGTCGGCGCAGTCGGCGCAGTCCATGccggccgcgcccgcgccgccgcccgcgcccgcgccgcgccgcgccggcgCCCGCAGCGCCTCGCCGCGCGACCGCAAGCCCGGCCTGGCCCGGCAGATCTTGCACAACCTCAACATATTCA GTAACAGCAACAAGCCCCCGGCCGCTCCCGTGGAGCACAAGGCGCCGCGAGACAGCGCGGCGGAGCAGAAGCAGTGCGGCGAGCCCGAGTGCGGCAGCACGCGCTCGGGGCGCCGCCACAGCGTCGACACCGTGTCCACGTACCTGAGCCACGAGAGCAAGGACAGCCTGCAG CAAGGGTCCGTGGGCGAGCTGCTGAACTGCAGCGCGGGCAGCGACGACGTGTTCGACGCGCCGCGCGCGCCCGAGCCCCCGCCCACCTCCGACGGAACTATTGTCG GCTCGGACAGCGCGGCGGCGAGCGTGTGCGGCTGGGTGCGCGCGGAGGCGTGCCCGCAGTGGGGCGCGCTGTGCCCCGCCTGCCTGCGCGCGCTGCGGGGCCCCGCCCCTGCCGTCGCGCTGACTCGCTGCCAGCACATGCTGCACCTGCACTGCCTCAACACGCAGCTGGAGCGCCTGCGGGCGGCTGGCGTGAGTCTAATTAAATGTTTTATGAACGTTGTGCGG GCGGGCCCGCAGTGGGGCGCGCTGTGCCCCGCCTGCCTGCGCGCGCTGCGGGGCCCCGCGCCCGCTGTGGCCCTGACTCGCTGCCAGCACATGCTGCACCTGCACTGCCTCAACACGCAGCTGGAGCGCCTGCGGGCGGCTGGC GAGGCGCTATACATCGAGTGCCTGGTGTGCGGGCGCGTGTACGGTCGCTCcgagggcgcgggcgcgggcgcgggcgcgggcggggaGGGCGGCGCGCAGCCGGCCGGCAGCATGGCGTGGAGCCTGCAGCCCACGCCGCTGCCGCCCTACCCGCACTGCTCGTCGATACTCATCACTTACAG CTTCCAGTCGGGGCGGCAGGGCCCGCGGCACCCGGCGCCGGGCGCGCCCTACTACGCCGTGGGCTTCCCGCGGCACACGCTGCTGCCCGACACGCCGCTCGGACGCCAGGTAACAGACATTCACTTGTAG